A genomic segment from Glycine soja cultivar W05 chromosome 18, ASM419377v2, whole genome shotgun sequence encodes:
- the LOC114396509 gene encoding cyclin-C1-2-like isoform X1, translating into MAANFWTSSHYKHLLDQEDVDMVNPLDKEKGITLEDFKLIKMHMANYILKLAQQVKVRQRVVATAITYMRRVYTRKSMTEYDPRLVAPTCLYLASKAEESTVQARLLVFYIKKLYTDDKYRYEIKDILEMEMKILEALNYYLVVYHPYRSLSPLLQDAGLNDLNMTQLTWGFVNDTYKMDLILVHPPHLIALACIYIASVLREKDTTAWFEELRVDMNVVKNISMEILDFYESNRMFTDERINSALQKLSLRP; encoded by the exons ATGGCTGCCAATTTCTGGACATCATCTCATTA CAAGCATCTTCTGGATCAGGAAGATGTGGATATGGTGAATCCACTTGACAAGGAAAAGGGTATCACACTGGAGGATTTTAAGCTTATTAAGATGCACATGGCTAATT ATATTTTGAAATTGGCTCAACAAGTAAAAGTGAGGCAGAG GGTTGTGGCCACAGCAATTACATACATGAGGCGTGTTTACACCAG GAAGAGTATGACTGAATATGATCCACGTTTGGTAGCTCCAACATGCTTGTACCTGGCATCAAAAGCAGAAGAAAGCACAGTGCAGGCTCGGCTTCTtgtattttacattaaaaaattat ACACTGATGACAAGTATAGATATGAAATCAAGGACATACTTGAAATGGAAATGAAGATTTTAGAAGCGCTTAATTATTACCTGGTTGTATACCATCCATACCGTTCACTATCTCC GTTGCTTCAGGATGCAGGTCTGAATGATCTAAACATGACTCAACTAACTTG GGGGTTTGTAAATGACACATACAAGATGGACCTAATTCTTGTACATCCTCCGCATTTGATTGCTTTAGCTTGCATATACATTGCTAGTGTGCTCAGGGAGAAAGACACCACTGCTTGGTTTGAAGAACTTCGCGTTGATATGAACGTG GTTAAAAACATATCAATGGAGATACTTGATTTTTATGAAAGCAATAGAATGTTCACTGATGAGAGAATCAATTCTGCTCTCCAGAAGTTGAGCTTGAGACCCTAG
- the LOC114396509 gene encoding cyclin-C1-2-like isoform X2 → MAANFWTSSHYKHLLDQEDVDMVNPLDKEKGITLEDFKLIKMHMANYILKLAQQVKVRQRVVATAITYMRRVYTRKSMTEYDPRLVAPTCLYLASKAEESTVQARLLVFYIKKLYTDDKYRYEIKDILEMEMKILEALNYYLVVYHPYRSLSPLLQDAGLNDLNMTQLTWGFVNDTYKMDLILVHPPHLIALACIYIASVLREKDTTAWFEELRVDMNVEPRGFNTKGLFEEAKERTRCNGRLITGKPR, encoded by the exons ATGGCTGCCAATTTCTGGACATCATCTCATTA CAAGCATCTTCTGGATCAGGAAGATGTGGATATGGTGAATCCACTTGACAAGGAAAAGGGTATCACACTGGAGGATTTTAAGCTTATTAAGATGCACATGGCTAATT ATATTTTGAAATTGGCTCAACAAGTAAAAGTGAGGCAGAG GGTTGTGGCCACAGCAATTACATACATGAGGCGTGTTTACACCAG GAAGAGTATGACTGAATATGATCCACGTTTGGTAGCTCCAACATGCTTGTACCTGGCATCAAAAGCAGAAGAAAGCACAGTGCAGGCTCGGCTTCTtgtattttacattaaaaaattat ACACTGATGACAAGTATAGATATGAAATCAAGGACATACTTGAAATGGAAATGAAGATTTTAGAAGCGCTTAATTATTACCTGGTTGTATACCATCCATACCGTTCACTATCTCC GTTGCTTCAGGATGCAGGTCTGAATGATCTAAACATGACTCAACTAACTTG GGGGTTTGTAAATGACACATACAAGATGGACCTAATTCTTGTACATCCTCCGCATTTGATTGCTTTAGCTTGCATATACATTGCTAGTGTGCTCAGGGAGAAAGACACCACTGCTTGGTTTGAAGAACTTCGCGTTGATATGAACGTG GAACCAAGAGGTTTCAATACTAAAGGTCTATTCGAGGAGGCAAAGGAACGGACAAGATGTAATGGGCGACTTATTACTGGGAAGCCCAGATAG